The segment GCCTCCCCGCCTGTCCGTTCTGACTTGTTCGGCGGTCGATCCAACGGCGTTGAGCTGGGCTGATCAGTTCCGCGGAGACGCGATGGGGTGATCGTTGTCAGTGGTTCTGATGATTGTTGGAGCCCGTTGGGCCGTGTGCACGACCTTCGCTGGATTCGACGCCTTTGCGTGCGAAGTATGCCCCCGCCCGGTATCCACCGGGCGGGGGCATGGCACGGCCGGACCACATCACGGTCCGCGATAATTGACGGTTACCGCGTTGCGGTGGCCAGTGCCGCGCGGATGGCGTGCTCGCCGACCGGCTGGCCCTTCTCGTTCGAGTACGGCCCGTACGGTGTTCCCCACGCCGGCGTGCCCGTCGCCTGCCGCCAGCTGCCGGCCAGTGCTCCCGCGTCCACCACGTTGTAGCCGATGGATTCGATGAATGCGGTGACCGCCGCCTTCGCCGGCGCGGAGTCCCCGGCGATCGGCAGGTAGGAGCGGTCGGCCGCCCCTGCCGGGCGGGCGAGTGACAGCAGGTGCTTGAAGAAGATGTTGTTGAACGCCTTTACGAGCAGGGCGTCCGGGACGTACCGCAGAAGCAGCTCGCTTGAGGTGAGGGACTTGTTGTCGAGCTCGGGGATGTGCCCGTCGCGCTCGGGGCCGTAGTTGCAGGTGTCGATGACCGTCTTCGCGGCCAGTGGCGCGGCGGGCACGTGGGGGAAGGCGCTGACCGGCACTGTGACCACGACAATGTCACCGGCCGCCGCGGCCTCTTCGCTCGTCGCCGTGGACGCCCGCGGCCCCAGTTCCGCGGCCGTGTCCACGAGCGTTTCGGGACCGCGCGAGTTGCTGAGCACCACCTGGTGCCCGGCCTCGACAGCGAGTTGCGCGAGGGTCCTGCCGATGCTTCCGCTTCCGATGAATCCCACGGTCGTCATGATCTCAATGTCCTTCAGAAGAGGCGGACTTGCCGGTTGTCGGGCTCGTTGCGATCCGGGTTCCTGCCGTCAGCGGGCGGGGAAGTAGTGGCCGTTGTCCAGATCGGCGAGCAGGCCGGGCCGGGCGGGTTCCCAGCCGAGGGTCCGGCGGGTGATGAGGTTGGACGCCGGGTAGCTCTGCGTGGCGATATTCGTGAGGAACCCGAAGTACCCCGGCGTCATCAGGGCATCGTTGGGAACGCTCACGGCGGGCAGGCCCAGGCGGCTGGCGATGGCTTCGGCGATGTCGCGGAACGTGATGCCCCCGTCCTCGACCGCGTGCCA is part of the Streptomyces sp. NBC_01262 genome and harbors:
- a CDS encoding NADPH-dependent F420 reductase → MGFIGSGSIGRTLAQLAVEAGHQVVLSNSRGPETLVDTAAELGPRASTATSEEAAAAGDIVVVTVPVSAFPHVPAAPLAAKTVIDTCNYGPERDGHIPELDNKSLTSSELLLRYVPDALLVKAFNNIFFKHLLSLARPAGAADRSYLPIAGDSAPAKAAVTAFIESIGYNVVDAGALAGSWRQATGTPAWGTPYGPYSNEKGQPVGEHAIRAALATATR